Proteins encoded within one genomic window of Pararhizobium capsulatum DSM 1112:
- a CDS encoding energy transducer TonB family protein, producing the protein MKTLMKWTVAVGLSLLAHAGAAALFQPENEEVTAQVAGGEAMEVTLLGNAFEETLQAGNPTEQPIDPLETPPEEVQPVEETAQVEEIRPVETEIPSETATDVQPVEADVVLPAEDIPPMIVADAEVTATVSPVETVIPEEKPEIQPVPEEIEKPKEKPPEEKPKKKVERKKPVKQKAGDAGQNVVSTQKGQADGAADAKASTSSGKKGNMNQQAGNAAASNYPGKIRSKLNRAFRYPNSAKREGLRGTAQVRFTVSSGGSLTGVSIAKSAGFPILDQAAIEAVQRAAPFPKIPDGAGKSSWTFTIPLAFGR; encoded by the coding sequence ATGAAGACATTGATGAAATGGACGGTCGCCGTCGGTCTGTCGTTGCTTGCGCATGCGGGAGCTGCAGCACTGTTCCAGCCTGAAAATGAAGAGGTGACCGCGCAGGTGGCTGGCGGCGAGGCGATGGAAGTCACTTTGCTCGGCAACGCCTTCGAGGAGACCCTGCAGGCGGGCAATCCCACCGAGCAGCCGATCGATCCGCTGGAAACGCCGCCGGAAGAGGTTCAGCCCGTCGAGGAAACGGCACAGGTCGAAGAGATCCGGCCAGTGGAGACAGAAATCCCGTCAGAAACGGCGACGGATGTTCAGCCGGTCGAGGCCGACGTGGTGCTTCCGGCGGAAGACATTCCGCCGATGATTGTTGCCGACGCCGAAGTGACGGCGACGGTAAGCCCGGTCGAGACGGTAATCCCCGAGGAAAAACCCGAAATCCAGCCTGTGCCTGAAGAGATTGAAAAACCCAAGGAAAAGCCTCCGGAAGAAAAGCCGAAGAAGAAGGTGGAGCGCAAGAAGCCGGTAAAGCAGAAGGCGGGCGATGCCGGGCAGAACGTTGTCTCAACACAGAAAGGGCAGGCCGACGGCGCGGCTGATGCCAAGGCCAGTACGTCCAGCGGCAAGAAGGGCAACATGAACCAGCAGGCCGGCAATGCTGCGGCCTCCAACTATCCCGGCAAAATTCGTTCCAAGCTGAACCGGGCTTTCCGTTATCCGAATTCCGCCAAGCGCGAAGGGCTCAGAGGCACCGCGCAGGTGCGCTTCACCGTGTCTTCCGGCGGTTCCTTAACGGGGGTGAGTATCGCTAAAAGTGCAGGCTTCCCGATTCTGGACCAGGCGGCTATCGAGGCTGTTCAGCGGGCTGCTCCCTTCCCTAAAATTCCGGATGGCGCCGGCAAGAGCAGTTGGACGTTTACAATTCCCTTGGCTTTCGGGCGTTGA
- a CDS encoding DUF2325 domain-containing protein: MGDKRRQQRGKEKQRDTGRQAAPAVAADSSKPTLEGRSFLYVGGRDCQVAHLRQIVTSFGAELIHHDGGLREAVSRIDNVLPSVDCVFCPIDCISHDACLRVKTGCKKWGKAFVPLRNGSKSSFERALQEMSEKRAN; this comes from the coding sequence ATGGGTGACAAGCGTCGACAGCAGCGCGGCAAGGAAAAGCAGCGCGACACCGGCCGGCAAGCTGCACCCGCTGTCGCGGCAGATTCTTCCAAGCCTACTCTTGAGGGGCGCAGCTTCCTCTATGTCGGTGGCCGTGATTGTCAGGTCGCGCATCTGCGCCAGATCGTCACTTCCTTCGGCGCCGAATTGATCCACCATGACGGCGGCCTGCGCGAAGCCGTTTCGCGCATCGACAACGTGCTTCCCTCCGTAGACTGCGTTTTCTGCCCGATCGACTGCATCAGCCATGACGCATGTCTGCGCGTCAAGACGGGCTGCAAGAAGTGGGGCAAAGCCTTTGTTCCGCTGCGCAATGGCAGCAAATCCAGCTTTGAGCGAGCGCTGCAGGAAATGAGCGAAAAGCGCGCCAACTGA
- a CDS encoding TetR/AcrR family transcriptional regulator — MSLAHHRLKRPRLVRQQLLEVAARLSLENGVASVTLDAVSQAAGVSKGGLLHHFPSKMALLDGLFEDLTSKFDHAIDEEVRNDPVAHGRFSRAYLSVVFPLGDETGQGHEEAQGWRVLTIALLAEPVLRDRWRQWVGDRADEFVGTDSSTNCLLVRMAADGLWLADILHSHDIGEEERMALFSNLKTLSFQ, encoded by the coding sequence ATGTCCCTCGCTCACCACAGATTGAAGCGTCCCCGGCTCGTTCGCCAGCAATTGCTGGAAGTTGCTGCGCGCCTTTCCCTGGAAAACGGGGTTGCCAGCGTAACTCTGGATGCGGTGTCCCAGGCAGCCGGCGTCAGCAAGGGAGGGTTGCTGCACCATTTCCCTAGCAAGATGGCGCTGCTCGATGGCCTTTTTGAGGATCTCACGTCAAAATTCGATCATGCGATCGATGAGGAAGTGCGCAACGACCCGGTCGCTCATGGGCGTTTCAGTCGGGCCTATTTATCTGTCGTCTTTCCGCTGGGCGATGAAACAGGGCAAGGCCATGAAGAAGCACAAGGCTGGCGTGTCCTGACCATCGCTCTGCTGGCGGAACCAGTCTTGCGTGATCGCTGGCGCCAGTGGGTTGGTGATCGGGCCGATGAGTTTGTGGGTACGGACTCGTCAACCAATTGCCTCCTTGTGCGGATGGCAGCAGACGGGCTGTGGCTTGCCGATATTCTTCACAGCCACGATATCGGTGAGGAAGAGCGGATGGCGCTGTTTTCCAACCTGAAAACTCTTTCCTTCCAATAG
- a CDS encoding antibiotic biosynthesis monooxygenase family protein translates to MYFAMNRFRIAIGHEEAFEAVWKNRDSSLAEVPGFIEFRLLRGESFADEGYTLFVSNSTWKDRDAFAAWTKSENFRAAHKSAADNRAMYLGPPKFEGFSVVEGA, encoded by the coding sequence ATGTATTTTGCGATGAATCGCTTCAGGATAGCGATCGGGCACGAGGAAGCCTTCGAGGCCGTCTGGAAGAACCGCGATTCCAGCCTTGCCGAGGTGCCGGGGTTCATCGAATTTCGCCTTCTGCGCGGCGAAAGCTTTGCGGACGAGGGCTATACGCTCTTTGTTTCGAACTCTACCTGGAAAGATCGCGACGCCTTCGCGGCGTGGACCAAGTCCGAGAATTTTCGCGCTGCCCACAAGAGCGCCGCAGACAATCGGGCGATGTATCTCGGTCCGCCGAAGTTCGAAGGTTTTTCGGTCGTCGAAGGCGCCTGA
- a CDS encoding Lnb N-terminal periplasmic domain-containing protein — MSGGTRSTFRRLISAGTWIVLFALVAATSVWGGFALSYRFPGGRGAGTTAAAVWALASLAVLALICLRRRRIPSLFVYGLLFVALLVWWNTVKPSNTRDWADEVGQMTTGTVVGNRVDLHNVRNFHWRTEADYDVAWEDRSYQLDQVVSVDLLLSYWSSPAIAHTLISFGFSDGRFVTYSVEIRKERGEAFSEIGGFFKQFETSVIAADERDIVLLRTNIRKEDVYLYRINMPAAAIRSLFLAYVEKTNELAAEPSFYNTVTANCTTIVYQMVARIVDGLPIDYRLLFSGYLPDYIATVGGFTPGFDLTQLRAGGAISRRGQEAGDTPEFSKAIRVGVPGIGG; from the coding sequence ATGTCTGGAGGGACACGATCGACCTTCCGTCGGCTGATCAGCGCCGGAACATGGATTGTGTTGTTCGCACTCGTCGCGGCAACCAGCGTCTGGGGTGGCTTCGCTCTTTCCTATCGCTTCCCCGGCGGGCGGGGTGCAGGCACGACAGCAGCCGCCGTTTGGGCGCTGGCATCACTGGCCGTGCTGGCCCTCATTTGCTTGCGGCGACGGCGCATTCCGTCCCTGTTCGTCTATGGACTGCTATTTGTTGCCTTGCTGGTCTGGTGGAACACGGTCAAGCCCAGCAACACGCGCGATTGGGCCGACGAAGTCGGCCAAATGACCACCGGAACAGTTGTCGGGAACCGCGTAGACCTGCACAACGTCCGCAACTTTCACTGGCGCACCGAGGCCGACTACGATGTCGCATGGGAAGATCGCAGCTACCAGCTGGACCAGGTCGTTTCGGTCGATCTCCTGCTATCCTACTGGTCAAGCCCCGCGATTGCCCACACGCTCATTTCCTTCGGATTCTCGGATGGCCGATTCGTGACCTATTCCGTCGAGATCCGAAAAGAGCGCGGCGAGGCCTTCTCCGAGATCGGCGGATTCTTCAAGCAATTCGAAACCAGCGTGATCGCCGCAGATGAGCGCGATATCGTTCTCCTGCGAACCAATATCCGCAAGGAAGACGTTTACCTCTATCGCATCAACATGCCGGCTGCCGCTATCCGCTCGCTGTTTCTCGCCTATGTTGAAAAAACCAACGAGCTGGCAGCCGAGCCCAGTTTCTACAATACCGTGACGGCCAATTGCACAACGATTGTCTACCAGATGGTGGCGCGCATCGTGGATGGCCTGCCAATCGACTACCGGCTGCTCTTCTCCGGCTATCTGCCCGATTATATTGCCACTGTTGGAGGCTTTACGCCGGGCTTTGATCTCACCCAGCTCAGGGCCGGCGGCGCGATCAGCAGACGCGGCCAGGAAGCTGGCGATACGCCGGAGTTCTCGAAGGCAATCCGCGTCGGCGTGCCCGGCATCGGCGGCTAG
- a CDS encoding hemin-degrading factor translates to MTTSTRPTPVEIRAYRAENSKMRERDIAAQLGVSEAALVAAECGLTAIRIDGSANRFLERAPELGTVMALTRNESAVHEKIGPFEKASTGPQASIVLGSEIDLRVFPRAWAYGFAVAKTDGENIRHSLQFFDKQGVAVHKVHLRPESNLGAYHAIVADFRLDDQSQEFVEKIATSVAETEDTTLDVAELRDRWSKMTDTHQFHGLLRNLKVGRRQALHSVGEEYAWLLAPSAVEQMMRDSAAAGLPIMCFVGNHGMIQIHSGPIETIQQMGPWINIFDPTFHLHLRADHLAEVWAVRKPTADGHVTSLEALDAKGEMVIQFFGKRKEGFAERPEWRAIMEGLQKLDTTAAA, encoded by the coding sequence ATGACCACCAGCACCCGTCCGACCCCAGTCGAAATCCGCGCCTACCGCGCAGAAAACAGCAAGATGCGCGAGCGCGATATCGCCGCCCAGCTTGGCGTTTCGGAAGCAGCGCTCGTTGCTGCCGAATGTGGGCTGACCGCCATCCGCATCGACGGCAGCGCCAATCGCTTTCTGGAGCGCGCGCCGGAGCTTGGGACAGTCATGGCCCTTACCCGCAACGAAAGCGCCGTGCATGAAAAGATCGGCCCATTCGAAAAGGCGTCCACCGGCCCGCAGGCATCGATCGTTCTTGGCAGCGAGATCGATCTGCGTGTTTTCCCGCGTGCCTGGGCCTATGGCTTTGCCGTGGCCAAGACGGATGGTGAAAACATTCGCCACAGCCTGCAGTTCTTCGACAAGCAGGGCGTTGCCGTCCACAAGGTTCATCTGCGGCCGGAATCCAATCTCGGCGCCTACCATGCAATCGTTGCCGATTTCCGCCTCGATGACCAATCGCAGGAATTCGTCGAAAAGATAGCCACATCGGTGGCGGAAACCGAAGATACCACGCTCGATGTCGCAGAACTCCGCGATCGTTGGAGCAAGATGACGGACACGCACCAGTTCCACGGCCTGCTCCGCAACCTGAAGGTCGGCCGCCGGCAGGCGCTGCATTCCGTTGGTGAAGAGTATGCCTGGCTGCTCGCTCCGTCTGCCGTTGAGCAGATGATGCGCGACAGTGCCGCAGCCGGTCTGCCGATCATGTGCTTCGTCGGCAATCACGGCATGATCCAGATCCATTCCGGCCCGATCGAAACCATCCAGCAGATGGGGCCTTGGATCAACATCTTCGACCCGACCTTCCATCTTCACCTGCGTGCCGATCACCTTGCCGAGGTATGGGCCGTGCGCAAGCCGACCGCTGATGGCCATGTCACTTCGCTTGAAGCGCTGGATGCCAAAGGGGAAATGGTCATCCAGTTCTTCGGCAAGCGCAAGGAAGGCTTTGCCGAACGCCCGGAATGGCGCGCCATCATGGAAGGCCTGCAGAAGCTCGACACCACGGCTGCGGCCTGA
- a CDS encoding Gfo/Idh/MocA family protein, with protein sequence MKTVRLLILGTGGMANTHAMNFSMIEGVELVAAVDVDIARVEAFAARHKIENRFTSLDEAIAWGEFDAVTNVTPDKIHHPTTLKLVAAGKHVLCEKPLAEDYAKADEMARAAEASGLVTMVNLTYRNVAEVQKARQMVLAGQIGKVRHIEASYLQSWLVSKAWGDWSTESQWLWRLSTKHGSNGVLGDVGIHILDFAGYGAGSDVEHVFARLKTFDKAPGNKIGEYDLDANDSFTMTAEFANGAMGVIHASRWAVGHLNELRLRMHGDKGAIEVIHTPDGSTLRACLGADIEKGVWKDVDAGTVLTNYQRFIDAVRAGKTEEPGFRHAAELQKVLDLAILTEKERRELSV encoded by the coding sequence GTGAAAACCGTTCGCCTTCTTATTCTCGGCACCGGCGGCATGGCCAACACCCATGCGATGAATTTTTCGATGATCGAGGGCGTCGAGCTTGTCGCCGCCGTCGATGTCGACATCGCCCGTGTCGAGGCCTTTGCCGCTCGCCACAAGATCGAAAATCGCTTCACCTCGCTTGATGAGGCGATTGCCTGGGGCGAGTTCGATGCGGTGACCAACGTCACGCCGGACAAGATCCATCACCCGACAACGCTGAAGCTGGTTGCCGCCGGAAAGCATGTGCTGTGCGAAAAGCCGCTTGCGGAAGACTATGCCAAGGCCGACGAGATGGCTCGCGCGGCTGAGGCATCCGGCCTCGTCACCATGGTCAACCTGACGTACCGCAACGTCGCGGAGGTGCAGAAGGCCCGGCAGATGGTGCTTGCCGGGCAGATCGGCAAGGTTCGTCATATCGAGGCTTCCTACCTGCAGAGCTGGCTGGTGTCCAAGGCCTGGGGCGACTGGTCGACTGAGTCCCAATGGCTCTGGCGTCTCTCCACCAAGCACGGTTCGAACGGCGTGCTCGGCGATGTCGGCATCCATATCCTTGATTTTGCCGGTTATGGCGCAGGCAGCGATGTCGAGCATGTCTTTGCTCGACTGAAGACCTTTGACAAGGCGCCGGGCAACAAGATCGGCGAATATGATCTCGATGCCAATGACAGCTTCACCATGACGGCAGAATTTGCCAATGGCGCCATGGGCGTCATCCACGCGAGTCGTTGGGCCGTCGGCCATCTGAACGAGCTGCGCCTGCGAATGCATGGAGACAAGGGGGCGATCGAGGTCATCCATACACCTGATGGTTCGACGCTGCGGGCTTGCCTGGGCGCGGATATCGAGAAGGGTGTCTGGAAGGATGTCGACGCGGGGACCGTGCTGACCAACTACCAGCGCTTCATCGATGCTGTTCGAGCTGGAAAGACCGAGGAGCCGGGCTTCCGCCATGCCGCGGAGCTGCAAAAAGTGCTCGATCTGGCGATCCTTACGGAAAAGGAACGGCGCGAGCTGTCCGTATGA
- a CDS encoding LacI family DNA-binding transcriptional regulator → MNLKEFASRLELSQTTVSRALSGYPEVKQSTREKVLRAALELGYRPNTSALGLATGRVGAIGIVLKGGGEFGPHTSEFMGGLGNRLQKEEIDILVSTVDSTEAELTAYRRLAASKRVDAVVLHSPYIDDPRVELLTSLRLPFIVHGRPQAEGAFGWLDIDNFGAVHQATRHLLDLGHRRIAFLNGYRGRIFAEHRQDGYQTALTDYGLPLDPALAGNGEFTDEMGFRLMQGFLKLPDRPTAVVAGSMMSALGAMRAIRIEGLKVGEDISLIAHDDVFPYISPENLVPTLSTTRSSIRAAGARIAEMLLELLQGKPAESLREVWPVELVVRRSTAAAP, encoded by the coding sequence ATGAACCTCAAGGAGTTCGCCAGCAGGCTGGAACTGTCGCAAACCACGGTGAGTCGGGCTCTTTCCGGTTATCCCGAGGTCAAGCAGTCAACCCGCGAAAAGGTGCTGCGCGCGGCTCTTGAACTCGGCTATCGCCCCAATACCAGCGCACTCGGACTTGCGACGGGTCGCGTTGGAGCAATCGGCATTGTGCTGAAGGGTGGTGGCGAATTCGGCCCGCATACGAGCGAATTCATGGGCGGTCTCGGCAACCGGCTGCAGAAGGAAGAGATCGACATTCTCGTCTCGACGGTCGACTCCACCGAAGCCGAGCTTACCGCCTATCGGCGGCTTGCCGCGAGCAAACGTGTCGATGCCGTTGTTCTTCATTCGCCCTATATCGACGATCCGCGTGTAGAACTCCTGACAAGCCTGCGCCTGCCCTTCATCGTCCATGGCCGTCCGCAGGCAGAAGGTGCCTTTGGCTGGCTGGACATCGACAATTTCGGCGCCGTGCATCAGGCGACCCGGCATCTGCTCGACCTCGGCCACCGTCGCATCGCGTTTCTCAACGGCTATCGCGGCCGCATCTTTGCCGAACATCGCCAGGACGGCTACCAGACGGCGCTCACAGACTACGGCCTCCCACTCGACCCCGCCCTCGCCGGCAACGGCGAATTCACGGATGAAATGGGTTTCCGGTTGATGCAGGGCTTCTTGAAACTTCCGGACCGGCCGACAGCGGTCGTTGCAGGCTCGATGATGTCGGCGCTGGGCGCGATGCGGGCCATCCGGATTGAGGGACTAAAGGTCGGCGAAGATATCTCGCTCATCGCCCATGACGACGTGTTTCCCTATATCAGCCCGGAAAACCTCGTTCCGACGCTTTCGACGACGCGCTCGTCCATCCGTGCCGCAGGCGCCCGGATCGCGGAAATGCTGCTCGAACTCCTGCAGGGCAAGCCGGCCGAAAGCCTCCGGGAAGTCTGGCCTGTAGAACTGGTCGTTCGCAGATCGACGGCCGCCGCACCCTGA
- a CDS encoding ThuA domain-containing protein — MTIKAVVWGENIHEQTNAIVRGIYPNGMHNTIAAALNSDPAIEATTATLQEPEHGLTVERLAETDVLLWWGHKDHGAVSDEVVERVAKRVWEGMGLIVLHSGHFSKPFKRLMGTPCALKWREAGERERLWVINPRHPIAAGLDENFVLENEEMYGEQFSVPEPLETVFISWFAGGEVFRSGLTWRRGAGNIFYFRPGHETYPTYHDANVHTVLRNSVKWAYNPQGTYTAIHDAPNVPVEKALEPIIERGPRLHQDGEEGYK; from the coding sequence ATGACTATCAAGGCGGTCGTCTGGGGGGAAAATATCCACGAGCAGACGAATGCGATCGTGCGCGGCATCTATCCGAATGGGATGCACAACACGATTGCGGCGGCGCTCAATTCGGATCCCGCAATCGAGGCGACGACGGCGACATTGCAGGAGCCGGAGCATGGCCTGACGGTCGAGCGGCTGGCTGAAACCGATGTTCTGCTCTGGTGGGGCCACAAGGATCATGGCGCCGTCAGCGACGAAGTCGTCGAGCGCGTCGCCAAGCGCGTCTGGGAGGGCATGGGCCTGATCGTGCTGCATTCCGGCCATTTTTCCAAGCCGTTCAAGCGGCTGATGGGCACCCCTTGCGCGCTGAAGTGGCGCGAGGCTGGCGAGCGCGAGCGCCTGTGGGTCATCAACCCGCGCCATCCGATCGCGGCCGGGCTGGATGAGAACTTCGTGCTCGAGAACGAGGAAATGTACGGCGAGCAGTTCTCAGTTCCGGAGCCGCTGGAAACCGTGTTCATCTCGTGGTTTGCGGGCGGTGAAGTGTTCCGCTCGGGCCTGACCTGGCGCCGCGGTGCCGGCAATATCTTCTATTTCCGCCCAGGCCACGAAACTTACCCGACCTATCATGATGCCAATGTGCACACAGTGCTGCGCAACTCGGTGAAGTGGGCCTATAACCCGCAGGGAACCTACACCGCCATTCATGACGCGCCGAATGTCCCGGTCGAAAAGGCGCTGGAACCGATCATCGAGCGCGGGCCGCGCCTGCATCAGGACGGTGAGGAGGGCTACAAGTGA
- a CDS encoding group II truncated hemoglobin — MTEPRTETLYEAIGGDQTVRALTHRFYELMDTLPGAARCRAIHPTDLSGSEEKFYEYLTGYLGGPPLYTDKRGHPMLRRRHFVAEIGPEERDEWLMCFNLAIEETVAHPQLRAIILEPITRLAHHMQNKEEN, encoded by the coding sequence ATGACGGAACCGCGCACAGAGACCCTCTACGAAGCAATCGGTGGCGACCAGACGGTGCGTGCGCTCACGCACCGCTTCTACGAATTGATGGACACCCTCCCGGGCGCCGCGCGCTGCCGGGCCATTCACCCTACCGATCTCAGCGGCAGCGAGGAAAAGTTCTATGAATATCTGACCGGCTACCTTGGCGGTCCGCCGCTTTATACGGACAAACGCGGCCACCCCATGCTGAGGCGCCGCCATTTCGTCGCCGAAATCGGACCGGAAGAGCGCGATGAGTGGCTGATGTGCTTCAATCTGGCGATTGAGGAGACCGTTGCCCACCCGCAGTTGCGCGCGATCATTCTCGAGCCGATCACGCGGCTTGCGCACCACATGCAGAACAAGGAAGAGAATTGA
- a CDS encoding alpha/beta hydrolase — translation MRLAAQMIFLATALSLTGCASRAVGVLVPSGTASDATKVDLLVATTRAPSADPGVLFGGERADHVTAAEIVVSIPPEKNRKVGQVQWPKKLPADPEHDFSTVSVKPLADFADARYWLKERMPKSRRVLVFVHGFNNRYEDAVYRYAQIVHDSKTDVAPVIFTWPSRASVFDYNYDKESTNYSRDALERLLRNAADDPSVGEITVMAHSMGSWLTIEALRQMAIRDGRVKPKIKDVILASPDLDVDVFKTQWLAMGPDKPKFTIFVSRDDRALALSRRISGNVDRVGQIDPSQEPYRSALERSGITVIDLTAVKSGDKLNHGKFAESPEVVRLLGDRLIEGQTVTDSNIGFGDRLGAVALGTAQTVGSAASLAVSAPILIFDPNTRQNYKGQIDRLNTSAGNTLTTAVGE, via the coding sequence ATGCGGCTTGCTGCGCAAATGATCTTTCTTGCGACGGCACTATCGCTGACGGGCTGCGCCAGCCGCGCTGTCGGCGTACTCGTTCCCTCCGGCACGGCAAGCGACGCGACCAAGGTTGACCTCCTGGTTGCCACAACGCGCGCGCCCTCTGCCGACCCGGGCGTGCTCTTCGGCGGCGAACGGGCAGATCATGTGACGGCAGCAGAGATCGTCGTTTCCATACCGCCCGAGAAGAACCGGAAAGTTGGCCAGGTGCAATGGCCGAAAAAACTTCCGGCCGATCCGGAGCATGACTTTTCGACGGTCAGCGTCAAACCCCTGGCCGACTTCGCCGACGCGCGGTACTGGCTGAAGGAGAGAATGCCGAAAAGCCGGCGCGTGCTGGTTTTTGTCCACGGCTTCAACAACCGCTACGAAGATGCTGTCTATCGCTACGCGCAGATCGTTCACGATTCCAAGACCGACGTTGCGCCAGTGATCTTCACCTGGCCCTCGCGCGCCAGCGTCTTCGACTACAACTACGACAAGGAAAGCACCAACTACTCGCGCGATGCGCTGGAACGTTTGCTGAGAAACGCTGCCGATGATCCTTCAGTTGGTGAAATCACCGTGATGGCCCACTCCATGGGCTCCTGGCTGACAATCGAGGCACTGCGCCAGATGGCAATCCGCGATGGCCGCGTGAAGCCGAAGATCAAGGACGTCATCCTGGCATCGCCGGATCTGGACGTCGATGTCTTCAAGACTCAGTGGTTGGCCATGGGGCCTGACAAGCCCAAATTCACGATTTTCGTGTCACGCGACGATCGTGCGCTGGCGCTTTCGCGCCGGATCTCCGGCAATGTCGATCGTGTGGGCCAGATCGATCCCTCGCAGGAGCCTTATCGCTCGGCGCTTGAAAGATCGGGCATCACCGTTATCGACCTGACAGCGGTCAAGAGCGGAGACAAGCTCAATCACGGCAAGTTCGCGGAAAGCCCGGAAGTGGTGCGGCTTCTGGGCGACCGGCTGATCGAGGGCCAGACGGTTACCGATTCCAATATCGGCTTCGGCGACAGGCTTGGCGCGGTGGCCCTCGGCACCGCGCAGACCGTCGGAAGCGCCGCCAGCCTCGCCGTCAGCGCCCCCATCCTGATCTTCGATCCGAACACGCGGCAAAACTACAAGGGCCAGATCGACCGGCTGAACACCAGCGCCGGCAACACGCTGACCACTGCTGTAGGGGAGTAA
- a CDS encoding DUF423 domain-containing protein, whose translation MAARDFRRVLPFIAGMMGAAGVAAAAAASHGADPRLLGGASAMCLAHAPALIALAAAWEKLRLAATSALLLSLGTALFAADLTMRHFAGHGLFPMSAPTGGTLMMIGWLTLAVGALLPQKAG comes from the coding sequence ATGGCCGCAAGGGATTTTCGCCGCGTGCTGCCCTTCATTGCGGGGATGATGGGCGCAGCCGGCGTTGCAGCCGCTGCCGCCGCGTCGCATGGCGCCGATCCGCGGCTGCTTGGCGGCGCCTCCGCCATGTGCCTTGCCCATGCCCCGGCGCTTATCGCCTTGGCGGCAGCGTGGGAAAAACTGCGGCTTGCTGCTACCTCCGCGCTCCTGCTGTCACTTGGCACGGCACTGTTTGCAGCCGACCTGACGATGCGCCATTTCGCCGGGCACGGCCTCTTTCCGATGTCGGCTCCCACAGGCGGAACACTGATGATGATCGGCTGGCTGACGCTCGCAGTCGGCGCGCTCCTTCCTCAGAAGGCAGGCTGA
- the hemP gene encoding hemin uptake protein HemP yields MIDSHDLFRGKTEIQIAHDGAIYRMKITRQGKLILNK; encoded by the coding sequence ATGATCGATAGCCACGATCTCTTTCGTGGCAAAACCGAAATCCAGATCGCCCATGACGGCGCGATCTACCGCATGAAAATCACCCGTCAGGGCAAACTTATTTTGAACAAGTAG
- a CDS encoding DMT family transporter, giving the protein MSLPMLYLVLVVAILFEVLGTSAMQAAQHFTRVVPTVTMVVCYAIAFFCLSYTLKSIPVGIAYAIWSGLGIVLISLVGYFVFGQKLDLAAMVGLGLIIAGVLVLNLLSKSSVH; this is encoded by the coding sequence ATGAGCCTTCCTATGCTGTATCTCGTGCTGGTGGTCGCGATCCTGTTTGAAGTGCTTGGTACATCGGCGATGCAGGCGGCCCAGCACTTCACCCGTGTCGTTCCGACGGTGACGATGGTCGTCTGTTATGCCATTGCCTTTTTCTGTCTGTCCTACACGCTGAAGAGCATACCTGTGGGCATCGCCTATGCGATCTGGAGCGGACTCGGCATCGTTCTGATCTCGCTCGTTGGCTATTTCGTCTTCGGCCAGAAACTCGATCTCGCTGCCATGGTTGGGCTGGGGTTGATTATTGCCGGCGTGCTCGTCCTCAATCTTCTTTCCAAATCCTCCGTCCACTGA